GCGAGCGAAGGTGCATCGAGGATGCGCCGCGCCATCTGCGCGCCTTCCACCAGCAGGTCGAGATCGCGCGAGTCGCTGAAAAAGCGCGGATCGATCACGGGCGCGGTGCGCGCATCGGCGCTCGCCAGCGTCACGGTGCCACGGCTATGCGGCCGCAATACGCACACATGCAGCGAATAACCGTGGCCCCAATGCATATGGCGGTTGTGGTCGTCGACAATCGCCGCGCAGAAATGCAACTGCAGATCCGGTCGGTCGAGCGTCGGGCTGCTTTTCAGAAAACCGCCCGCTTCGGCGACATTGCTCGACAGCATGCCGCGCCCGTGGCGCATGAAAGTGACGAACTGCGGCAGCATCCGCGCAATGCCGCGAATCGAAAAGCCGGTCGGCTCGATCGACGAAACCCGTTTGTTGATCGTGAAATCGACGTGGTCGATCAGGTTCTGCCCGACCTCCGGCGCGTCGTGCAGCACCGGGACGCCGAGCGACTGCAAGTGCGCCGCCGGCCCGATGCCCGAGCACATCAGCAGTTGCGGCGAATTGAACGCGCCCGCGGCGAGCGCCACCTCGGCGCGCGCTTCGAGCGTTTCCCGGCGGCCGCCGCGCACGATCTCCACACCGCTCGCGCGCTTGCCTTCAAAGGCCACGCGCAGCACCGTCGCGTCGGCGATCGCGTGCAGATTGGGACGCTCGCGGTCATAGATATAGGCGCGCGCCACGCTGCAACGGCGTCCGTCGCGCTGCGTCACCTGATAGAAGCCGATCCCTTCCTGCTCCGCACCGTTGAAGTCGCTGTTCGGCTTGTAGCCGGCTTCCATCGCCGCCTGCACGAAACGCCGCGAAAACGGATTCTGATAGCGCAGATCGGAAACGGTGAGCGGGCCGCTATCGCCATGCCAGGCATCGGCGCCGCGTTCGTTGCCTTCGGCACGACGAAAGTGCGGCAGCACCTCCGCCCACGACCAGCCGTCGCAACCCAGTTCAGCCCATTCGTCGTAATCGAGCGGATGGCCGCGCGTGTAGATCATCGCGTTGATCGCGCTCGACCCGCCAAAGCCCCGCCCGCGCGGCTGATACCCTTGCCGTCCGCCGAGTCCCGGCTGCGGCGTGGTCAGATACCCGTAGTTGGTTTTGAGCTTGTGCGGCACCACGGCCGCTACGCCGACCGGCATGTTGACGAACAGATTGCGGTCCGTGTGCGGGCCGGCTTCGATCAGGGCGATCGTCGCGTCCGGGCAGCTGTCCGCGAGACGGCTCGCCAGCGAACAACCACCCGAGCCTGCACCGACGATGATGTAGTCGTATTGCATCCGCTCCTCCTTGTGGGCCGCGTTATTCGCGAACCCTGTCTCCGTATGTTTTCCGGCATTGTAGGGAGCGTTCGGATACCGCGGCGGGTTCATGCCAGAGCGATTCCTCTAAACGGAAGTGCCGCCGCGACCCTATGATGAAAGACGCGCATACGCCCGCCGGGCGGCCGCGCGCGGCATTCAAACACGGCGCCGCCAGCGGCGTCCTCTCAGCGCGCGGCGCGACATGCGGCGCTTAAACAGCGCACCGTCGATCGACGCCGGCGAGCATGCGTTGAACGGAGACAGCAGATGGAACGGCACAGCTTCGGCCAGACTCACGAGGTGACCAATCAGGTTCCGCCGCTCGCGGACTACAACCTCTTTTCCAGCGATGCCGCATTGACCGCCGCGCTCGAACGCGATGGCGCAGCGTGGCATCGCGATGCGTTGCTGCGGCACGGCGCGGCGCTCACCACGCCCGAGACACTGGCGCTCGCCGAGCTGGCCAACCGCCATACGCCGGAATTGTTCACGCACAGCCCGCGTGGCGAGCGTATCGACGCGCTGGAGTTTCATGCTTCGTGGCACACGCTGCTCTCGCTGCTGCGCCGCGAAGGACTGCACGCCCTGCCGTTTTCCGACCCGCAACGCGGCGCGATGGTGGCACGTTGCGCCGGTTACTTCCTGCATGCGCAAATCGAATCCGGTTCGCTCTGCCCGCTGACGATGACCTTCGCGAGCATCCCCGTATTGCAACGCGAGCCCGCGCTATTCGCCAGGCTGCGCGACAAACTCTACGCGCGCGAACACGATCCGCGCGACATACCGCTCACGCACAAGAACTCCGCGATGATCGGCATGGGCATGACCGAGAAGCAAGGCGGTTCGGACGTGCGCAGCAATCAGACCCGCGCCTATGCCACCGCCGGCCGCGGCCGCGGCGCCGCCTACCGGCTGGTCGGCCACAAGTGGTTCTTTTCCGCGCCGCAGTGCGACGCCCATCTCGTGCTAGGCCGCACCGACGATCACGAGGGCCTCTCGTGCTTCTTCGTGCCGCGCTTCGCGCCGGACGGCAGCAAGAACGCCGTGCAGATCCAGCGCCTGAAAGACAAGCTCGGCAATCGCTCGAATGCAAGCAGCGAAGTCGAATTTCTCGACGCGTTCGGCATCATGATCGGCGACGAAGGACGCGGCGTGCCGACCATCATCGAAATGGCGAATTACACGCGGCTCGATTGCGTGATC
This genomic stretch from Paraburkholderia dioscoreae harbors:
- a CDS encoding isovaleryl-CoA dehydrogenase, which encodes MERHSFGQTHEVTNQVPPLADYNLFSSDAALTAALERDGAAWHRDALLRHGAALTTPETLALAELANRHTPELFTHSPRGERIDALEFHASWHTLLSLLRREGLHALPFSDPQRGAMVARCAGYFLHAQIESGSLCPLTMTFASIPVLQREPALFARLRDKLYAREHDPRDIPLTHKNSAMIGMGMTEKQGGSDVRSNQTRAYATAGRGRGAAYRLVGHKWFFSAPQCDAHLVLGRTDDHEGLSCFFVPRFAPDGSKNAVQIQRLKDKLGNRSNASSEVEFLDAFGIMIGDEGRGVPTIIEMANYTRLDCVIGSAALMRAALVQAIHHARHRSAFGRHLADQPLMRNVLADLALESEAATVLFMRLARAFEESADAASTSLAERAWRRIVTPAAKYWVCKRALEFTGEAMEVWGGNGYVETGPMARFYREAPVNSIWEGSGNVMCLDVLRAMEREPDAAQALFAGWQMEAQAHPALSAALGKLAAALNGPAEHREASARRIAQQVVLIAQATLLLEHAPGEVAEAFIATRLADGCGESGRVYGTLPAAFDHAAIVERAFPA
- a CDS encoding GMC family oxidoreductase, giving the protein MQYDYIIVGAGSGGCSLASRLADSCPDATIALIEAGPHTDRNLFVNMPVGVAAVVPHKLKTNYGYLTTPQPGLGGRQGYQPRGRGFGGSSAINAMIYTRGHPLDYDEWAELGCDGWSWAEVLPHFRRAEGNERGADAWHGDSGPLTVSDLRYQNPFSRRFVQAAMEAGYKPNSDFNGAEQEGIGFYQVTQRDGRRCSVARAYIYDRERPNLHAIADATVLRVAFEGKRASGVEIVRGGRRETLEARAEVALAAGAFNSPQLLMCSGIGPAAHLQSLGVPVLHDAPEVGQNLIDHVDFTINKRVSSIEPTGFSIRGIARMLPQFVTFMRHGRGMLSSNVAEAGGFLKSSPTLDRPDLQLHFCAAIVDDHNRHMHWGHGYSLHVCVLRPHSRGTVTLASADARTAPVIDPRFFSDSRDLDLLVEGAQMARRILDAPSLALHGGSELYTHPGQSEAELRRTIAEHADTIYHPVATCRMGGDARSVVDPQLRVRGVTGLRIVDASVMPTLIGGNTNSPTVMIGERAAELIAATRRGASAELKVAPMDGIRTATNAA